AAAACCGTTAGTTTTTAAAGTAACCTCAGGTGCAACTCTTTCAAATGTAGATGAAAAGTAAATATATAAACCTCCACCTATTAGTGCCATCATTAAAAATAGTGTTACGAACGACGAATTATTTTTTTTTCTCAATTGTATCCCTTTATCTCTTTTATTACTTTGTTTTCATCCTGCTTAATCAGAACAACTCTATCTACATGTACTATCTCTAAAAGCTCTTTAGAGATAAAAAAAGCATCCTCTAAACTTGCACCGCTTTTTTTAAGTATCTCATCATCAATGTACACCTCTGCTAAAGTACCATCTTCTTTTAAAAGAAAATTAGCAAACATTTCGGCTCTCATTCTAAAAAGTGCCAAACTTCTGCTTTCTCTTAGAAAACGGTAACATAATTGGCAGTCTGCTCCAAGTACAATCAGTTCACTGAGTACCGAAAGCTTTTTAGATTCACATAAAACACTCTTTATTTCATCTTCAATAAGAAGTGAACTATAAAAAGCGGTTGCCATTTTGGCATTAATCTTAATCGATTCCGACTGAAACTCTTCATAAACTCCTAATGTATCTAAAGAGATTTTTATCTCAAGATCACAAGAGCTGGGTACTTGTTTTCGTACTTTACCAAACCATGGTAAAAAAGCAAACTTTCTATCAAGCTCTTCATCTACTACCAAAGATACTTTCTTATGGAGAGTAAGTATGTATGAGTAAAGTACATTAGCCAACGAAAATGACTTATTATCACTAATAAGAACAATATGTTTACTTTCTTTTATCTTACTAAGTTCAATCAAGAGTCTGCTACTTTTTAAGTGAAATTATAGCCTATCTTTTATTCATCTTGTAAACATATGCAAGAACTTCTGCGACAGCAGCAAATAGAGCTTCAGGAATCGGTTTATCGATCTCCACGTCACTATATAAACTACGAGCAAGCGGTGGATTTTGTACAATATGTACATCATTTTCCCGTGCAATTTTTTTGATCTGCTGTGCAATATTGTCTACCCCTTTGGCAACAACTATCGGTGCACTGAATTTTTCCTGATCGTACTTGATAGCAACTGCGTAGTGTGTCGGATTGGTAATAACCACATCAGCTTGAGGAACTTCCGCCATCATTCTACGACGTGCTGTTTCCATCTGTATCTGTCTTATTTTTGACTTAACAAGAGGATCCCCCTCCATATTCTTCATCTCATCCTTAACCTCTTGCTTAGACATTTTAAGTCCGTCAAAATATTGTTTTCTGACAATAATAAGATCGATGATAGCAAAAATAAAGATAATCAAAAGCATCACAAGAGAGATAATTATCATCTTATCTTTTAGCCAATAAAGCTGCTGATCTAATCCAAAAAGTGCAACTGTCGGCAACTCTAAAATAAAGTAAAAGAAAAAAACAAAGCCCACACCCAAAGTGGTAAAAGACTTAAAGGTAATCTTGATTCCCTCTATCAGTTTTTTAAGGGAAAAAAGATTCTTTGTACCCTTAATAGGGTCTATCTTTTTAAGATCCGGAACAATAGCTTTTGTTGTAAATAAAAAGCCGAATTGTGCGAATGCTGCAATAATACCCGCGATAGCAACTGCAATAGCAAGAGGCATCATCATAAGTAGCACTTCCCGAATTGTCACCAATACGATATCCATAACAAATAATTTATCGACAGGTGTACCAACTAGCGAAAAGTAGTACTGAAAAAGTAATATCATATGTTTTGAGATAAAGGGGAAAAGCATCAATGTAGCTAAGATAGCTACAAATAAAGTGATAACACCTGAAGCATCTTGAGATTTTGGAACATTCCCCTCTTTTCGGGCATCCTCAATCTTCTTGGCGGTGGGTTCTTCAGTCTTTTCTTGATCGTCAGCCATCTAAACCCACTTCTGCTTTATTAAGAGATTTTCATAGAAAGGTCTATCCAGTTTGCCTGATGGATAAGTGAACCGGAACTTATAGCATCAACACCAGTTTTTGCATAAGATTCGATAGTTTTAAGTGAAATATTACCACTTGCTTCAATTAGAATGTATGGATGATTTGCATCACGATACTCTACAACCTCTTTTACCTGCTCGGGAGTCATATTGTCACACATTACAATATCTGCTTGTGCTTCAAAAGCCATTTTTGCGATCTCCAGTGTTTCAGCTTCCACTTCAATCTTTGCAGTAAACGGGATCACTTTTCTTGCTTTTGCAATATATTCTGAGAGATTCTCGATAGTTTTTAAATGCGTATCTTTAATCATTAAAGAGTCATCAAGCCCCATTCTGTGGTTTGTAGCCCCTCCGCATCTTGTCGCATATTTCTCAAATACACGAAGCATCGGGCGAGTTTTACGAGTATCTAAAAGTTTTACACCGTATGGTGCAATAATATCTGCATATTTTCTTGTAAGAGTTGCAATAGAGCTTGCATGAAGCGCAAGATCAAGTAGTGTTCTTTCTGTTTTTAAAACATCGTGAGATGAACCGTTAATGATTGCAATCACATCACCCTTAACAAATGTTTCACCATCTTTTTTACCCCAAATAACTTCAAGGTTTTCCTCTTTAGCTAAAGCATTTATGTATGTAGCCCCTGCGAAAACACCGTCACATTTTGCAATGATATCCGCTTTTGTAGGTACACTCTCTTCAACTAAAGCATAAAGATCACCACGCCCTACATCTTCAGCAAGTGCTGCTTTTACAAACTCTTTAATCATAATGCCAACATTCTTTCTAACGCAATTTTTGCCCATTTTTGAGTCGATTCATCAACTTCGATCTCATTGATAGGTGCACCGTCTTCGATAGATTTCAGAGTCAAGTAAACATCTTCTAAAGTTGTCTCGTTCATTGTAGGACACTCAGGTTTCGTTGAACTTAAAATATATGTATTTTTCGGACGTAAACGGTTTACCATGTTGAACTCTGTTCCCACTGCCACTTTTTGTTCCTCAGGAAGTTCAGTGATATATTTGATAAGTTGTGAAGTTGAACCCACAAAATCACTCGCATCACAAATAGCAGGATCACACTCTGGGTGTGTAGCTATTTTAATTCCCGGGTATTTTTTTCTATAAAACTCTATATCTTCAACCGTGAAAAGCTGATGTACCGAACAAAAACCGTCATAACAGATAATATCTGCCTCTTTAGGATCACCACCTTGACCAATAACCATAGATTTTAGTCCCATTTGGTTTGCAATGTTTTGTCCTAAACAACGATCCGGAACAAATAAGATCTTTTTACCCTCTTTTAATGCAGTAGTAATAATCTTTTTAGCATTAGAGCTTGTACATACCATACCACCCATCTCACCAACTTTTGCTTTAACATCAGCGTTAGAGTTGATATATGTAATTGGCAAGATATTTTCACTTGCAATTCCGTTATCGTTTAAAAACTTTACAGATTCATCATAATAAAGTGAATCGATCATTCTAGCCATTGCACAACACGCTATCTTTGGCATTACAACACGTTTTTCAGGACTTAAAACTTTTACACTCTGTCCCATAAAACCAACACCACAAAAGAGTACAAACTCTGCATCGTCAGCTTGAGTTCTCATAGCAAGCTCAAGTGAGTCTCCTGTAATGTCGGCAATTTCGAACACTTCATCACGTTGATAAAAGTGTGCGACAACCGTAACACTCAGTTTGTCCTTTAATCGTTGTATCTCTTGTTTTAATTCTTCGTTACTTAATTTCAAAAAATATCCTCAAATTAATAGTGTTGTAATTATATCAAAATTTATTTAGCATAATAAGTGTAAAATACGCCCATTAAAAAATTTAAGGTTATATATGGATTTCTTATTTAACATAAACGTACAGTTTTATATTACTGCATATTTAGTTGGAGGTATCCCTTTTGGTTTACTTTTAGCAAAAGCTTTTGCAGGTGTTGATGTAAAATCAGCAGGGAGTAAAAGTATCGGAGCAACAAATGTTTTACGTGTTGTAAAAGAGACAAACCCTTCACTGGCAAAAAAACTCGGAGCTGCCACTTTAGCGCTTGATGCAATTAAAGGGGTAGCAGTTCTTGCTGTTGGATATTTTGCAGGAGTGAGTGAAGCAACAATGTGGGCTATCGCAGTGTTAGCCGTAATCGGACACTGTTTTTCACCGTACTTGGGACTTGAAGGTGGTAAAGGGATCGCAACAGGAATGGGTGTAATGATGTTTATGCTTCCTATTGAAACGATTATAGCTCTTGTTGTATGGGTAGTTATGGCAAAAACTGTGCGTATCTCATCTGTATCTTCTTTAACGGGTGTTTTAGCTATGTTGATCGCAAGCTTCTTTATCCATCCCGACATTGCACATGCACCTGTTGTTTTTATAGTATTTATTCTGTTTTATAAACACATTCCAAATATTGTTCGCCTCGTAAAAGGTGAAGAGAAACGGGTGATCTAAGTTGAAGATCTATGTTGAAGATTTAAGATTCCAATGTATCATAGGGATCTTAGATTTTGAAAGAGCAACTCCTCAAGATGTTATAGTTAATCTCGAACTGGAATACGACTTCCAAAAGGAGTTTATTAACTACGCTGATGTTGCTTCAAATATCAAAAAAACTATGATAAATGAAAAATTTCTTCTTTTAGAAGATGCAATTGATAAAATTTCTAAAAATTTACAAGAAAATTTTCCAACTATCGACACCCTTAAGCTAAAAATCACAAAACCCTCTATTTTACCCGATTGCGTGGTAAGTGTAGAAGACTCATTTCATTTCAAATCTTAAATAAAACTTCACTTTTCATTAAAAAAAATTGAAAAAAACTTTAAAGTTACCTAAAATTATGCTATTATTCCGCACAAATATTTAACTCATAGGAAATAATTAATGCGTATTCTTATTATAGAAGATGAAGTAACATTAAATAAGATGCTTGCTGAGGGACTAAAAGAGTTTGGTTACCAAAGTGATGTTGTTGAAACTTTAAAAGATGGTGAATACTACCTTGACATCCGTAACTACGATTTAGTTCTTATGGACTGGATGCTTCCGGATGGTAACTCTGTAGATATCATTGGCGATATCAAAGCAAACACACCAAAAACAGTTGTTGTTGTACTTTCTGCTAGAGATGACAATGAAAGTGAAATCGAAGCACTTCGTGCCGGTGCTGATGACTATATCAGAAAACCGTTTGATTTTGAAGTATTAATTGCTCGTTTAGAAGCAAGACTTCGTTTTGGTGGAAGCAATATCATCGAAATCGAAGATTTAACAATCAATCCTGAAGAGGAAAAGATCACTTACAAAGAGACTGAGATTGAATTAAAAGGGAAACCTTTTGAAGTACTTACTCACCTAGCTCGTCACCGTGATCAAATCGTATCTAAAGAGCAACTTTTAGATGCTATCTGGGAAGAGCCGGAACTTGTAACTCCAAATGTAATTGAAGTTGCTATCAACCAAATCCGTCAAAAGATGGATAAACCTTTAAGCATTACTACAATAGAAACTGTTCGCCGCCGCGGATACCGTTTCTGTTTTCCAAAAGAAGTAAGCTAAATAATGGTATAATCTCCTAAAAATCTTAGGGGATTATCACACATGTCACGACAACAGAGTATAAGAAAGAACTTCTTAGTTCAACTGTTAATCTCCTCTGCCTCACTCATATTAATATTTTCATCACTTTTATACTTTTATATTGAAAAATCTATCTATGATGAAAAAAGAGACGAACTTATCCATTATGCGCAAAATATCTCTAACTACAAAGCGGTATATGATTTCGGTGAACTTCCAGACAGCTTTTTATCTCTAAATATTGAGGTTATCTCTCTCATCTCCCCTACAGATCAGATCGATGTATACGAAAAAACTTCAGGTAATAAAACTTATTTAACACTCATCTACCCTTTTGATACAAAACAAAATGTTTACCTGAAACTTGTCAAAGATGTATCTCCGACAAAAAAGCTCCTTAAAAAGATTGTGAATTACATCTTCATCATCAACATAGCAGGCTTTTTACTTGTTATCTTATATGCAATTGCTCTTTCAAAAATGTTGGCTTCACCTATTAAAAAACTGAGTCAAGATCTGGCCAATATGAATGAACATCTTATGAAGCCTATTCAAATGGATGAGATTCCACAAGAGTTTGCCCCACTTGCAGGTACGATCAACCACCTTATTGCAAGGATTCAAAACTTTGTAAAGTACCAAAAAGAACTCTTTATAGGAACTGCTCATGAGTTAAAAACTCCCCTTGCGGTTATCAAGCTTAAAAACCAGGTAACGTTAATTAAAAAACGCTCTGCCGAGGAGTATATAGAGGCTATTAATACTACCAATAAAACGATTGACGAGATGAATGTGATTGTATCAAATATCTTAAATATCGGACGTCAGGAGGGTGCACAGCTTGATCAGCCTCAAGAGGTAGACGTGATTGAACTTCTCAAGCAAAAAGCAAATGATTTTCAACTTCTAGCAGAAAACGAAGGCAAAAGGTTAGAAATAAACTTTGCCCCAGATGTATTTATGGCGACACTGCAGGTTGGTCTATTAAACCAAATCATTCAAAACTTTTTACAAAATGCTCTAAAGTTTACACCTCAAGAGAAAAAGGTGATTTTAAGAAGTTCTCAGGATGATTACGGACTTTTAATCGAAGTTATTGATGAAGGGTGTGGAATTGATGAAAGCGTTGATCTTTTTGCACCGTTTAAAAGACAAGGGAACAAAAGCGGTGTAGGACTTGGTCTCTTTTTAGCAAAAAGTGCTGCCGATGCTTTAGGTGCCAAAATCAAGCTAGAAAACAGAGATGACGGGGTTGATGGTACAAAAGCTACATTACAACTCAATTCTCAATTATCTTGTATAATTCCTCAAAAATAGATCGCTTTCAAATTTACTAAAGGTTTATTTTGTTATAAATCGGACACGTAAAACAAACTAATATACTATAAGGTTTTTGAATATGGCATTATTAATTAATGATGAATGTATTGCATGTGATGCTTGTCGTGAAGAATGTCCGACAATGGCTATAGAAGAAGGTGATCCAATCTACTTCATCGATCCGGACAGATGTACTGAGTGTGTTGGTGTTTATGATGAACCTGCATGTATCTCTGTATGTCCTGTTGATTGTATTGTTCCGGACCCGGATAATGTTGAAACAATTGCTGAATTAAAATTCAAATATAAAAACTTAGACTTAGAAGAGTAGTCAACTTGGCAAAGCGCGTTTCCGTGATAGATATCGGTTCTAACTCAGTTAGAATGGTTATCTATGAAAAAACTTCACGCTTTGCGTTCCACCTATTACACGAAGAGAAATCTAAAGTTAGAATATCGGAAAATGCTTACAAGCATGATGGAGTATTGCAAGAGACTCCAATGCAAAGAACATTTGATGCACTTGAAAACTTTTTAAAAATCTCAGATTCTTTCAAAACAAAGAAAGTGTTATGTGTAGCTACTTCTGCACTTCGTGATGCTCCAAATAAACAAGATTTTATCCAAAAAGTCAGACAAAAACTGCGCCTTAATATTAAAGTGATTTCGGGTGAAAAAGAAGCTTATTTCGGAGCTATTGCCTGTGCAAATCTTTTACCCGAGCAACATAATGCCATGAGCATAGATATAGGCGGTGGTTCTACCGAGATCGCTTTTATAGATGCACATAATGTCTCTCATACACAATCACTTAAACTCGGTACTGTACGCCTTAAAGAGTTATTCTTTGATACAAATGATATTGACGGTGCAAAAGAGTATATAAATAAAGAGCTAAATAAAATTCCGACAAAAGAGATATCTGGTTTAGTTGGAATCGGTGGAACGTTTAGAGCGATCTCTTCAGCTATTCAAAAATCACAAGCATACCCTCTTAATAAACTTCATGCATTTGCCTATGAGCAACCGGTTTTTAAAGAGTACATCAATAAAATATTAAATGCTAACGACATAGAGCTAGAAGGACTCTTTATAAAGTCAAACAGATTTGATGTTATAAAGCCCGGAGCACTTATCTTAAAGATGCTGCTGAAAAAGTTTGCTATTACAGACATTATTACAAGTGGTGTAGGTGTTAGAGAAGGTGTTTACTTAGCCGATCTGCTTCGTTCATCGAAACATCAATTTCCTGCCAACTATAACACTTCTGTAAGATACATACTTGATGCACATCTTAGTGATAAAGAGTTTTCAAATAATCTTACTAAACTGTCAAAACAACTATTTGATCTTACGCACAGTTATTTTAATATAGATCAAGTTTATAGAGAAAGACTCTCTATTGCGGCAAAGTTATACCCTACGGGAAGTAATATTCACTTTTATTCACAAAATAAGCATAGTTATTACATCGCTCAGACAGCGCTAGAGTATGGCTTTACACATCAAGATATTACACTTATATCAACACTGATGAAATATGCAAAGAACAAACTTCCTGCACAATCGCACATTGATAAATATCAAATCCTTTTACCAAATGAAGAGACAGTAAACTCGTTAAGCTTTCTTCTCTCTATGAGTATTATTCTTCTGAGTCACAGACCTAGAAACATAGACTTTGAGCTTTCGTTTAATGATGGAGTTTTAGAAGTAAAAAGTAGCAGTAATCTTTATCTTGCAAAAGATAGTGTAGAAAAACTACAATGTTTAAAAGATTTTAGAGTTATATTTAACTCTTAAAATCTTTGTCCCATCGTAAATTCGAATGTTTGCGTTTTATCACCGTCTTGCGGGTTAATCGCTTTTGCAAACATTAACTGAATTGGTCCAACCGGGCTAAACCATTCAATACCTGCACCGTAACCTGCACGAGAGATATCGTTATCTAAAAGTGTCGTATCTGTAACACTTTCACTAATAAATCCCCAGTCTATGTATGTAACAAGACGCATTTTAGCTTTTGGTACAAGTGGGAAACTCACCTCTAAAGAGTTTGAGAAAGTTTGTGTACCACCAATTCTTCTTATACCGTCAGTCCCAGTAGCATCAGCTATTG
Above is a window of Sulfurimonas marina DNA encoding:
- the flhB gene encoding flagellar biosynthesis protein FlhB encodes the protein MADDQEKTEEPTAKKIEDARKEGNVPKSQDASGVITLFVAILATLMLFPFISKHMILLFQYYFSLVGTPVDKLFVMDIVLVTIREVLLMMMPLAIAVAIAGIIAAFAQFGFLFTTKAIVPDLKKIDPIKGTKNLFSLKKLIEGIKITFKSFTTLGVGFVFFFYFILELPTVALFGLDQQLYWLKDKMIIISLVMLLIIFIFAIIDLIIVRKQYFDGLKMSKQEVKDEMKNMEGDPLVKSKIRQIQMETARRRMMAEVPQADVVITNPTHYAVAIKYDQEKFSAPIVVAKGVDNIAQQIKKIARENDVHIVQNPPLARSLYSDVEIDKPIPEALFAAVAEVLAYVYKMNKR
- the nadC gene encoding carboxylating nicotinate-nucleotide diphosphorylase gives rise to the protein MIKEFVKAALAEDVGRGDLYALVEESVPTKADIIAKCDGVFAGATYINALAKEENLEVIWGKKDGETFVKGDVIAIINGSSHDVLKTERTLLDLALHASSIATLTRKYADIIAPYGVKLLDTRKTRPMLRVFEKYATRCGGATNHRMGLDDSLMIKDTHLKTIENLSEYIAKARKVIPFTAKIEVEAETLEIAKMAFEAQADIVMCDNMTPEQVKEVVEYRDANHPYILIEASGNISLKTIESYAKTGVDAISSGSLIHQANWIDLSMKIS
- the nadA gene encoding quinolinate synthase NadA, yielding MKLSNEELKQEIQRLKDKLSVTVVAHFYQRDEVFEIADITGDSLELAMRTQADDAEFVLFCGVGFMGQSVKVLSPEKRVVMPKIACCAMARMIDSLYYDESVKFLNDNGIASENILPITYINSNADVKAKVGEMGGMVCTSSNAKKIITTALKEGKKILFVPDRCLGQNIANQMGLKSMVIGQGGDPKEADIICYDGFCSVHQLFTVEDIEFYRKKYPGIKIATHPECDPAICDASDFVGSTSQLIKYITELPEEQKVAVGTEFNMVNRLRPKNTYILSSTKPECPTMNETTLEDVYLTLKSIEDGAPINEIEVDESTQKWAKIALERMLAL
- the plsY gene encoding glycerol-3-phosphate 1-O-acyltransferase PlsY, with product MDFLFNINVQFYITAYLVGGIPFGLLLAKAFAGVDVKSAGSKSIGATNVLRVVKETNPSLAKKLGAATLALDAIKGVAVLAVGYFAGVSEATMWAIAVLAVIGHCFSPYLGLEGGKGIATGMGVMMFMLPIETIIALVVWVVMAKTVRISSVSSLTGVLAMLIASFFIHPDIAHAPVVFIVFILFYKHIPNIVRLVKGEEKRVI
- a CDS encoding dihydroneopterin aldolase, with amino-acid sequence MKIYVEDLRFQCIIGILDFERATPQDVIVNLELEYDFQKEFINYADVASNIKKTMINEKFLLLEDAIDKISKNLQENFPTIDTLKLKITKPSILPDCVVSVEDSFHFKS
- the hsrA gene encoding homeostatic response regulator transcription factor HsrA, whose translation is MRILIIEDEVTLNKMLAEGLKEFGYQSDVVETLKDGEYYLDIRNYDLVLMDWMLPDGNSVDIIGDIKANTPKTVVVVLSARDDNESEIEALRAGADDYIRKPFDFEVLIARLEARLRFGGSNIIEIEDLTINPEEEKITYKETEIELKGKPFEVLTHLARHRDQIVSKEQLLDAIWEEPELVTPNVIEVAINQIRQKMDKPLSITTIETVRRRGYRFCFPKEVS
- a CDS encoding sensor histidine kinase, with protein sequence MSRQQSIRKNFLVQLLISSASLILIFSSLLYFYIEKSIYDEKRDELIHYAQNISNYKAVYDFGELPDSFLSLNIEVISLISPTDQIDVYEKTSGNKTYLTLIYPFDTKQNVYLKLVKDVSPTKKLLKKIVNYIFIINIAGFLLVILYAIALSKMLASPIKKLSQDLANMNEHLMKPIQMDEIPQEFAPLAGTINHLIARIQNFVKYQKELFIGTAHELKTPLAVIKLKNQVTLIKKRSAEEYIEAINTTNKTIDEMNVIVSNILNIGRQEGAQLDQPQEVDVIELLKQKANDFQLLAENEGKRLEINFAPDVFMATLQVGLLNQIIQNFLQNALKFTPQEKKVILRSSQDDYGLLIEVIDEGCGIDESVDLFAPFKRQGNKSGVGLGLFLAKSAADALGAKIKLENRDDGVDGTKATLQLNSQLSCIIPQK
- a CDS encoding YfhL family 4Fe-4S dicluster ferredoxin, which gives rise to MALLINDECIACDACREECPTMAIEEGDPIYFIDPDRCTECVGVYDEPACISVCPVDCIVPDPDNVETIAELKFKYKNLDLEE
- a CDS encoding Ppx/GppA phosphatase family protein codes for the protein MAKRVSVIDIGSNSVRMVIYEKTSRFAFHLLHEEKSKVRISENAYKHDGVLQETPMQRTFDALENFLKISDSFKTKKVLCVATSALRDAPNKQDFIQKVRQKLRLNIKVISGEKEAYFGAIACANLLPEQHNAMSIDIGGGSTEIAFIDAHNVSHTQSLKLGTVRLKELFFDTNDIDGAKEYINKELNKIPTKEISGLVGIGGTFRAISSAIQKSQAYPLNKLHAFAYEQPVFKEYINKILNANDIELEGLFIKSNRFDVIKPGALILKMLLKKFAITDIITSGVGVREGVYLADLLRSSKHQFPANYNTSVRYILDAHLSDKEFSNNLTKLSKQLFDLTHSYFNIDQVYRERLSIAAKLYPTGSNIHFYSQNKHSYYIAQTALEYGFTHQDITLISTLMKYAKNKLPAQSHIDKYQILLPNEETVNSLSFLLSMSIILLSHRPRNIDFELSFNDGVLEVKSSSNLYLAKDSVEKLQCLKDFRVIFNS